One genomic region from Sphingobacterium multivorum encodes:
- a CDS encoding DUF6377 domain-containing protein, producing the protein MLQRFFLFILFAHFSLYLSAQVPSDSARVLQRLEYLMENQKIYIKNREDKLEKLKLEAKALESNPIQFLKKNYEIFENYKKFDSDAALTYILLCQKLAPPHNDSLKTVIHLDLAWVYSTIGRYIEAAQLLKQVEPAHLGRNLLAKYYDTYSSFYSHYGQSNNRSEYYQASEKYRDSLLMVLPKSSLEYRTTIAIKTLFNGNRDEAKKQLLALWNENKKDTEQRALLAYFMGLIYKYEKDTKSQIYYLSISASADIEMANRDNASFHDLALTFYDQQDFDRAFQFIEKAIDDAMLCKVRYRIIEGTSSYPIINAAYQQKISSQNRQLVGLVIIVSILLIGVIIGLVIIYRQVQHLRRIRSELSATNRQLRSLNDEINQTNLKLSESNHIKEEYIAQFFDMCSSYIDKMEDIRKALLKKATNQQWDALREQLKSTQMEEREVQQLYVNFDRIFLNLYPTFVDEFNALLQEEEKIYPKKTELLNTELRIFALIRLGIDDSVKIASFLRYSLRTVYNYRTKVRNKAAGNRDAFEAAVCQIAVIDRA; encoded by the coding sequence ATGTTGCAGCGCTTTTTTCTATTTATTCTTTTCGCTCATTTTAGTCTTTACCTATCTGCGCAAGTGCCTTCCGATAGTGCCCGGGTCTTGCAACGACTGGAATATTTGATGGAAAATCAGAAAATTTACATCAAAAACCGTGAAGATAAATTGGAGAAATTAAAACTTGAAGCAAAAGCATTAGAAAGTAACCCCATTCAGTTTTTGAAGAAGAACTACGAAATCTTTGAAAATTATAAGAAGTTTGATTCTGACGCAGCGCTCACTTATATTTTACTGTGTCAAAAGCTCGCTCCGCCGCATAACGACTCCTTAAAGACAGTGATTCATCTCGATTTGGCATGGGTGTATTCCACCATCGGACGGTATATAGAAGCTGCACAACTGTTGAAGCAGGTCGAGCCGGCTCACCTTGGTAGGAATCTACTGGCAAAATATTACGATACTTACAGTTCCTTTTATAGCCATTACGGTCAGAGCAATAATCGATCAGAATATTACCAGGCAAGTGAAAAGTATCGGGATTCTTTGTTAATGGTACTACCGAAGTCTTCCTTGGAGTACCGTACTACCATTGCTATAAAAACACTTTTTAATGGTAATCGTGACGAAGCTAAAAAGCAATTGTTGGCCCTCTGGAATGAGAACAAAAAAGACACGGAGCAGCGCGCGCTGCTCGCCTATTTTATGGGACTCATTTATAAATATGAAAAAGATACGAAAAGTCAAATTTACTATCTTTCCATATCGGCCAGTGCAGATATTGAAATGGCTAATCGGGACAACGCATCTTTCCATGATCTAGCGCTAACGTTTTACGACCAACAGGATTTTGATCGTGCTTTTCAGTTTATTGAAAAAGCCATAGACGATGCGATGTTATGTAAAGTGCGGTATCGAATTATCGAAGGTACATCTTCTTACCCCATCATCAATGCAGCCTATCAGCAGAAAATCAGTAGCCAAAATAGGCAATTGGTTGGCTTGGTCATTATCGTCAGTATTTTATTGATTGGTGTAATCATTGGACTGGTTATTATATATAGACAGGTGCAACATTTGAGAAGGATTCGATCAGAATTATCGGCTACAAACCGACAACTTCGATCATTGAATGACGAAATAAACCAGACTAACCTTAAATTATCTGAATCAAATCATATTAAAGAAGAATATATTGCGCAATTTTTTGATATGTGCTCGAGTTATATCGATAAAATGGAAGATATCAGAAAAGCACTGTTGAAAAAAGCGACGAATCAGCAATGGGATGCCTTGCGGGAACAGTTAAAGTCAACGCAAATGGAAGAAAGAGAGGTGCAGCAGCTTTATGTTAATTTTGATCGTATCTTTTTAAATCTTTACCCAACCTTTGTTGATGAATTTAATGCGCTGCTTCAGGAGGAGGAGAAAATCTATCCCAAGAAAACAGAACTGTTAAATACCGAACTTCGAATCTTCGCATTAATTCGGCTAGGCATCGACGATTCGGTAAAGATCGCAAGTTTCCTCAGGTATTCGCTTCGAACAGTGTATAATTACAGAACAAAAGTACGTAATAAGGCTGCGGGAAATCGTGATGCCTTTGAAGCTGCCGTTTGTCAGATTGCGGTGATTGACCGGGCGTAG
- a CDS encoding SusC/RagA family TonB-linked outer membrane protein has product MGLAFLFTLVNLVFAQDRVQVSGRILDAQDQKPLSGVTITQKGSNNAVSSNADGRFQISASTGSILQFTFVGYDSKELPANSTMVVQLNSSTNMLEDVIVIGYGSVRRKDVTTAISSVSTKDLEKRPVTNFGQAIQGKAAGVTVIQPSGQPGAAPQIQIRGITSFNSNTTPLYVVDGVPVEDIKFLSPNDITDIQILKDASSAAIYGSRGSNGVILVTTKSGKAGEAKITLGTQWTANVVNNTVKVLNTSQYKDLQDEIGLVNLPEGLLDKTDWFKETYKTGIQQNHQLSISDGNEKLRYYLGGGYLNEKGTLQGSFFRRYNFRANIDNQVRKWLKVNANINYSDNNDNGITSGLGSNRGGVVTSVITTPTYAPVWDPTNPDRFYNNFYGINNITSPLENLARTRNNNNRENRLVATGSALVSFMPNLTWKTSFSLDRRSGVMTTFLDPWTTAWGRNQFGEASDIRNTNTVLTWDNFLTYTKTFGKHNLELMGGSSWTDSKYSRNYIYGSHYANGIIETLNAANKISWDGTGSTASNWGIMSYFARTMYNYDGKYLLTANMRTDGSSKLSPERRWGYFPSVSAAWRISAEDFMKDVTWINDFKIRGGWGQTGNQYGLGDYAYLQLSGIQRQQWFVEGKDNSLPNINKPTILRAKDLTWETTSTTSIGFDITMLSNRLTISADYYNKDTKNLLMNASLPAGQQANTIQRNGGRLNNHGFEFAVNSKNLTGNLTWNTDFNISFNRNKLQQLDLQQVYYDVKTNDYVNDFVVKNEPGRSLAGFFGYISDGVNPETGELMYRDLNGDGKISSSDRTYIGNPLPKFVYGMTNSFSWKNFDLSIFIQGTYGNDIFNASRMETEGMYDGRNQTTVVLDRWRVPGQITHVPKAGFDMKNSTYFVEDGSYLRMKNVSLGYSISPERLKRIGIHKIQPYLSVSNLFTLTKYSGMDPEVNQYSGGSDSRIQGIDWGTYPQNRSFVLGLNIEF; this is encoded by the coding sequence ATGGGGCTAGCTTTCTTGTTTACTTTGGTGAATTTGGTTTTTGCCCAAGACCGAGTTCAAGTCAGTGGACGTATCTTGGATGCCCAAGATCAGAAACCACTTTCAGGAGTAACCATTACACAAAAAGGAAGTAATAATGCAGTATCGAGTAATGCAGATGGGCGTTTTCAAATTTCTGCTAGCACCGGCAGCATACTCCAATTTACGTTTGTTGGCTACGACAGCAAAGAATTACCTGCCAACAGTACCATGGTCGTCCAATTGAATTCATCAACCAATATGCTGGAGGATGTCATTGTAATCGGTTATGGTAGCGTCAGAAGAAAAGATGTCACAACTGCAATCTCTTCTGTTTCCACGAAAGACCTTGAAAAGAGGCCCGTCACCAATTTTGGACAAGCCATTCAAGGTAAAGCTGCCGGGGTCACTGTTATTCAGCCGAGTGGTCAGCCAGGTGCAGCACCTCAGATTCAAATTCGGGGGATAACGTCTTTTAATAGTAATACCACTCCTTTGTATGTTGTTGATGGAGTTCCTGTGGAAGATATTAAGTTCTTGTCTCCCAATGATATCACGGATATTCAAATTCTAAAAGATGCGTCATCGGCAGCAATCTACGGCTCTCGGGGTTCGAATGGTGTCATCTTGGTTACGACAAAATCAGGAAAGGCCGGGGAGGCAAAAATTACACTTGGAACACAGTGGACAGCCAATGTTGTCAATAATACCGTTAAAGTTTTAAACACCAGCCAATACAAAGATTTACAGGACGAAATCGGTCTGGTAAATCTGCCAGAAGGATTGTTGGATAAGACCGACTGGTTTAAAGAGACCTATAAAACAGGTATACAACAAAACCATCAGTTATCCATATCGGATGGTAATGAAAAGCTTCGTTATTATTTGGGCGGTGGTTATCTGAACGAAAAAGGAACATTACAGGGATCTTTCTTCAGGCGATATAATTTTCGTGCTAATATTGATAATCAAGTCCGAAAATGGCTGAAGGTAAATGCAAATATCAATTATTCGGATAACAATGATAATGGAATTACTTCGGGCTTAGGCTCAAATCGCGGGGGGGTAGTCACATCCGTGATTACAACACCGACCTATGCACCTGTCTGGGATCCGACGAATCCGGATCGATTCTATAATAATTTTTATGGGATCAACAACATTACCAGTCCTTTGGAAAACTTAGCCCGGACAAGGAATAACAATAACCGCGAAAACCGTCTTGTTGCCACAGGAAGTGCATTGGTCTCCTTTATGCCTAACCTAACATGGAAAACTTCGTTTTCATTAGATCGAAGATCCGGTGTGATGACCACCTTTTTGGACCCCTGGACGACGGCTTGGGGAAGAAATCAATTCGGAGAGGCTTCAGATATTCGTAATACAAATACCGTATTGACGTGGGACAATTTCTTGACATACACGAAGACCTTCGGAAAGCATAATTTGGAGTTAATGGGCGGTTCGTCATGGACGGACTCGAAGTACTCCAGAAATTACATCTATGGTTCACATTATGCTAATGGAATAATTGAAACACTGAATGCTGCAAATAAGATCTCTTGGGATGGAACAGGATCTACAGCATCCAACTGGGGGATTATGTCCTATTTCGCACGCACAATGTACAATTATGATGGCAAGTATTTATTGACAGCAAATATGCGTACAGACGGTTCTTCGAAGCTGAGTCCAGAGCGCCGCTGGGGGTATTTTCCATCGGTGTCGGCTGCATGGAGAATCTCTGCTGAAGACTTTATGAAAGATGTAACCTGGATAAACGACTTTAAAATCCGCGGAGGATGGGGACAGACAGGTAATCAATACGGATTAGGCGATTATGCTTACCTGCAATTGAGCGGTATCCAACGCCAACAGTGGTTTGTTGAGGGAAAAGACAATTCATTGCCAAATATCAATAAACCAACAATCTTAAGAGCGAAAGATTTGACTTGGGAAACGACAAGTACAACCAGTATCGGTTTTGATATCACTATGTTAAGCAATAGATTGACGATCAGTGCAGATTATTATAACAAAGACACGAAGAATCTTCTAATGAACGCAAGTCTGCCCGCAGGACAACAAGCAAATACAATCCAAAGAAATGGTGGAAGATTGAACAATCACGGTTTTGAATTTGCGGTAAATTCGAAAAATCTGACCGGTAACTTGACTTGGAATACAGATTTTAATATCTCTTTCAACAGAAATAAGCTTCAGCAGCTCGACTTACAACAGGTGTATTATGATGTCAAAACGAACGATTATGTCAATGATTTTGTGGTGAAAAATGAGCCCGGAAGATCGCTTGCAGGATTCTTCGGTTATATTTCAGATGGCGTAAACCCTGAAACCGGTGAGCTCATGTATCGCGACCTGAACGGAGATGGCAAGATCTCGTCAAGCGACCGTACGTATATCGGCAATCCCCTGCCAAAGTTTGTGTATGGTATGACAAATAGTTTCTCTTGGAAAAATTTCGATCTAAGCATATTCATTCAGGGAACTTATGGAAATGACATCTTCAATGCCAGCCGTATGGAAACAGAGGGGATGTATGATGGTCGAAATCAAACGACAGTTGTATTGGATCGCTGGCGGGTACCGGGACAGATTACACATGTTCCTAAAGCTGGGTTTGACATGAAAAATTCAACCTATTTTGTTGAAGATGGTAGTTATTTGCGGATGAAAAATGTGTCCTTGGGCTATTCGATTTCTCCGGAGAGACTGAAGCGTATTGGTATCCATAAAATTCAGCCTTATCTATCTGTAAGCAATCTGTTTACCTTGACTAAGTATTCAGGTATGGATCCGGAAGTAAACCAATATTCGGGCGGATCCGATTCCAGAATCCAAGGTATAGATTGGGGTACCTATCCACAGAATCGTTCATTTGTTTTAGGTCTTAATATTGAGTTTTAA
- a CDS encoding RagB/SusD family nutrient uptake outer membrane protein, producing MKKYISNALSLLTGSLFLFSCSLNRDPLSDYSDVSQGKTETGTQIVFKNRAEVETYLAGIYQQMKDRQEHWYLDLLLIGDSHADNSYAGTTGAEVVPFENNSIEGSNSVVDRDWGRYLEDVGRANRLIIYVDSVADKSLSDTDIRTYKAQAKLFRALAMFDMVRIFGSIPVITTIAPDITGDNVNEVYPQYFPKQATEEEAYKQIEKDLMDGLADAPANNNGNKTLFTKSVARAMLAKIYAEKPIRDYAKVIQYVDALTADGFDLNTNYSDLYAMNASNTDLAQRNTKESILEAQFTSGGGNWATWMFGRDLSNYDNNFTWAKWITPSRDLIQAYTNEGDQVRLGQSIVYYSTTWSNYYPSNHYPFMFKLRSAFNSIVKLRYADLLLLKAEALIQQGSDLSGAADIIDKIRTRAKLPKISAAVRSNKDALLDAYLKERRLELAFEGQRWFDLVRLDKVESVMNAVYAKDAGRKAQVYPFTKNSYRLPIPQPKIDQNPNLVQNPGY from the coding sequence ATGAAAAAATATATAAGTAATGCTCTTTCTTTGCTAACCGGCTCTTTGTTTTTATTTTCTTGCTCTTTGAACCGTGATCCACTTTCAGATTATTCGGATGTGAGTCAAGGGAAGACCGAGACAGGAACGCAGATTGTTTTTAAGAATAGAGCTGAGGTTGAGACCTATTTGGCGGGGATTTATCAGCAAATGAAAGATCGGCAGGAACATTGGTATCTCGATCTGCTCCTAATCGGAGATTCCCATGCCGATAATTCCTATGCGGGAACGACGGGAGCTGAAGTCGTACCTTTCGAAAATAATTCTATTGAAGGGTCTAATTCGGTTGTTGACCGGGATTGGGGAAGATATCTGGAAGATGTTGGACGTGCAAATCGATTGATCATTTACGTTGATAGTGTTGCTGATAAATCGTTGAGCGATACGGATATTAGAACGTATAAGGCACAAGCTAAACTATTCAGAGCATTGGCGATGTTTGATATGGTCCGTATATTCGGATCTATCCCTGTCATTACCACAATTGCACCCGATATTACTGGTGACAATGTCAATGAAGTTTATCCGCAATATTTTCCAAAACAAGCCACAGAAGAAGAAGCCTATAAGCAGATCGAAAAAGACTTGATGGACGGATTGGCTGATGCACCAGCCAACAATAATGGGAATAAGACTTTATTTACCAAATCCGTCGCACGAGCGATGCTGGCAAAGATCTATGCCGAAAAACCAATTCGCGATTACGCTAAAGTTATCCAATATGTTGACGCATTGACTGCGGATGGATTTGATCTGAATACCAATTACTCAGATCTATATGCAATGAATGCAAGCAACACAGATCTTGCACAGCGGAATACGAAAGAATCGATTTTGGAAGCACAGTTTACTTCGGGTGGAGGTAATTGGGCGACTTGGATGTTTGGAAGGGATTTGTCCAATTATGATAATAACTTCACATGGGCCAAATGGATAACCCCATCTCGGGACTTGATTCAAGCGTATACGAATGAAGGGGACCAGGTTCGTTTGGGGCAATCTATTGTTTATTATTCCACTACTTGGAGCAACTATTATCCGTCAAACCATTATCCATTCATGTTTAAATTACGTTCTGCATTTAATAGTATTGTCAAGCTTCGTTACGCAGACCTTTTATTGTTAAAAGCGGAAGCATTAATTCAGCAGGGATCAGATCTATCTGGAGCGGCAGACATTATTGACAAAATTCGCACCCGTGCTAAATTGCCTAAAATATCCGCTGCCGTACGTTCAAATAAGGATGCTTTATTAGACGCTTATTTGAAAGAACGTCGTCTTGAATTGGCCTTCGAAGGACAACGCTGGTTTGATCTCGTGCGCTTAGATAAGGTGGAATCTGTCATGAATGCTGTTTATGCTAAAGATGCTGGAAGAAAGGCACAGGTGTATCCCTTCACGAAGAACTCTTACCGTTTACCGATTCCGCAACCAAAAATTGATCAGAATCCTAATCTAGTTCAGAATCCGGGGTATTAA